One genomic segment of Brassica napus cultivar Da-Ae chromosome A3, Da-Ae, whole genome shotgun sequence includes these proteins:
- the LOC125592475 gene encoding uncharacterized protein LOC125592475: MMKEYFKNIDFENNLYNYDNFYIIKKTFVMLGKKTPMSSSSSDEVDEAVEEMVDQVVDNFIDSVIHAHPNKPTRRAYIERHREQGHNQLWNDYFTENPTYPPEMFRRRFRMNKPLFLRIVERITNEVPYFQQRRNACGRNGLSALQKCTAAIRMLAYGQSGDTYDEYLRLGDSTSRLCLENFTNAIIYLFGDEYLRSTTPEDLQRLLDVGEVCGFPGMIGSIDCMHWEWKNCPTAWKGQYTRGSGKPTIVLEAVASQDLWIWHAFFGLPGTLNDINVLDRSPVFDDILQGRAPKVKFKVNNHTYRMAYYLTDGIYPKWATFIQSIPLPQGPKAELFAERQESTRKDVERAFGVLQSRFAIVNNPALLWDKEKIGKIMRTCVILHNMIVENERHGYAQIDTSEFELGESSRSSRVQRRESIHVGDMLGIRREVRDKEKHDRLKADLMENIWQKFGNED, from the coding sequence atgatgaaagagtattttaaaaatatagattttgaaaataatttatataattatgacaacttttatattattaagaaAACTTTTGTCATGTTAGGAAAAAAAACAccaatgtcttcctcatcaagtgaTGAAGTTGATGAAGCTGTAGAAGAAATGGTCGACCAAGTAGTTGATAATTTCATCGACTCAGTGATTCATGCTCATCCCAACAAGCCGACGAGAagagcttatatcgaaagacATCGGGAACAAGGACACAATCAACTATGGAACGATTATTTCACGGAAAATCCTACATACCCACCGGAAATGTTTAGGAggcgttttcgaatgaacaagcctttgttccttcgcattgtcgaACGTATAACTAATGAAGTTCCATACTTTCAACAAAGACGAAATGCTTGCGGAAGGAACGGGCTAtctgcacttcaaaagtgtacggcagctatacgtatgctggcatatggtcaatcgggagatacatatgacgaatatctccgacttggtgacaGTACATCACGtttatgtttagaaaatttCACTAATgcaataatttatttgtttggagatgagtatctacgaagcACTACACCTGAAGATCTTCAACGATTACTCGATGTCGGAGAGGTATGCGGGTTTCCAGGGATGATAggcagcatcgattgtatgcattgggagtggaaaaactgcccaacagcttggaaaggtcagtacacacgtggttcaggaaagccgacaattgtcttagaagccGTGGCATCACaggatctttggatatggcacgcatttttcggattaccaggtaccctcaacgatatcaatgttcttgatcggtcaccagtttttgatgacatcttacaaggtcgagcacctaaagttaagttcaaggtcaacaaccacacttatcgtatGGCCTACTACCTTACGGACGgaatttatccgaaatgggcaacatttatccaatccatcccacttcctcaaggtcctaaagctGAGCTATTTGCTGAACGTCAAGAATCcaccagaaaagatgtcgaacgggcttttggagtattgcaatcgAGGTTTGCAATTGTTAACAACCCAGCTCTACTATGGGACAAGGAAAAGATAGGAAAGATTATGAGAacttgtgtcatattgcacaatatgatagtagagaacGAACGACACGGATACGCTCAAATTGATACATCTGAGTTCGAGTTAGGAGAGTCAAGCAGAAGTTCGAGGGTGCAACGGAGAGAAAGTATTCATGTCGGTGATATGTTAGGCATTCGCAGAGAAGTTCGAGATAAAGAGAAGCATGatcgtttgaaagctgatttaatggaaaatatatGGCAAAAGTTTGGTAatgaagattaa
- the LOC111199973 gene encoding glutathione S-transferase T3-like, which yields MDPFSYNSPGFVNLLASQSSPPHDVDSAEAVGNSPGLVKPVERRKWVVKEDLVLISAWLNTSKDPIVANEQKAGAFWKRIEEYFNSSPQLIGAVPREWSQCKQRWGRVNEQVCKFVGCHEAALKEQTSGQNENDVMKAAHDIFFNDFNVKFALEHCWRELRFDQKWRSHALSKVGGKEKRKEACPEVVGDDEEVRPPGVKASKAAKRKKHGNEAAYDQIETMLALKNNISKQKILHRLIGKNEETLSDQEKSLKSESAGQGWSEGVEIDQSVKFEA from the exons ATGGATCCTTTCTCCTACAACTCTCCCGGGTTTGTTAACCTTTTAGCTTCGCAGAGCAGTCCCCCACACGACGTGGACTCTGCTGAGGCAGTTGGTAACTCACCCGGGTTAGTTAAACCTGTAGAAAGAAGAAAGTGGGTTGTCAAAGAAGACCTTGTGCTCATTAGCGCTTGGTTGAACACGAGCAAGGATCCCATAGTCGCTAATGAGCAGAAGGCAGGGGCGTTTTGGAAGAGAATAGAGGAGTATTTTAACTCAAGCCCTCAGCTCATTGGCGCCGTTCCTAGAGAATGGAGTcaatgtaagcagaggtggggaaggGTGAATGAGCAGGTGTGCAAGTTCGTTGGTTGCCATGAAGCCGCTTTGAAGGAGCAGACAAGCGggcaaaatgagaatgatgtcaTGAAAGCTGCACATGACATCTTCTTCAATGACTTTAATGTCAAGTTCGCACTTGAACATTGCTGGAGGGAGCTGAGATTTGATCAGAAATGGAGGTCACACGCGTTGTCGAAAGTTGGTGGAAAGGAGAAGAGGAAGGAAGCATGTCCGGAGGTGGTGGGTGACGATGAAGAGGTGAGGCCTCCTGGTGTAAAGGCGAGCAAAGCAGCCAAGCGCAAGAAACACGGGAATGAAGCAGCTTATGATCAAATAGAAACCATGCTAGCTCTGAAAAATAACATTTCTAAACAAAAGATCCTTCATCGTCTCATTGGCAAAAATGAGGAGACTCTTTCTGATCAAGAAAAATCCCTTAA GTCAGAGAGTGCAGGTCAGGGTTGGAGTGAAGGTGTTGAGATTGATCAGTCGGTAAAGTTTGAAgcctag